From the genome of Cololabis saira isolate AMF1-May2022 chromosome 1, fColSai1.1, whole genome shotgun sequence:
GTCGTGGATTCTCGTCAGTAAAGCAGCGTGTTTGAGAAGCTAACCGTCTGCTCCGCCACAGATCGACCGGAGCAGGAAGTCGGACACAACAAAAGCTTGTAGAATGCtgttgattttcaaaataaaacaccaactCCTAGATTGGCATCATGCTAGCTGGTGGTAGCCATGGATAAACAATGTCAGCCACGTGTGAGCCAGTCGTAAAAGGTCAAATGGCCTCTCGTCCGCCATATATGTGTTATAGCTACATGTGTGTAAGAAGAACCAGACAAACCCTCTGCCATGTTTCTGAAGAGTTCTTTTGAAgcctccttttcttctttttgaagGACTCCATGTTGAAAATGGGCCAGGCGAAGCTTGAAGCTagctggaacacgcccaccttaGTCCAGTCATTTCAGCTGCTGCTAACCTGCGATGCTAATTGATACTACTTCATGTTCGTATTGAGTGGAGGCGTCACTGCGTTACCGGGCGCTAACGTGGCCAGGCTGCTCGCTTGTGGGTCGGGCAAGCCGACCAGTGCAGGCCCACGAGTCGAGGGCTGGGTTAACGGGGTTCCTGGGGGCTGCATTTGTAAGGGCCCTGAAATGCGGAGCCACAGCGGACGTTTGCAGCAGGACCTCTCGTTTCAAACTGTCCTCTGAAATCTTCCCGGCCAACGCTGTATCTGAGTACAGTTGACAGCACAGCACCGAGTATTCGCTGTAAGACGTGACGGCGTGGGGTCGCAGCTCGGAGGTCAGGGCCGAGGAGCTAAAGTGATGTCCCCAAACCAAAACGGTTTATTCTTTAACCAGgttgtaaatgtttttgttggACATTTCTAACTTGACTCTCGGAGGACGTTGCGTGTCTTGTGGAGCCGAACTCTAGTGGTCAGCAGAGGAACTGCAGAGTCTGGGAGACAACGGGACAAGCTCTTTGCTCTGCTCCCCCGCGGCGTTGTTGAATAACTCTACACATCGTGTACACGCACGCACCCTGCTCCACATCCAGGTGCGACCGAGAGTCGTCGAGCTAGCAGGGAGCGTGCGTCTGACCCAGTCCAGCTGGACACTGAGGACATCTGACCCAGAGATGGATGTTGGACCAGTGAGGAACTTGGCGGGTTCACCTGCCCTGTCCTTCTGTAACGGGTGTAATGATAGTTAGATTAGTCTGACGGGATTGTGATCGCTTGTTTTCAGTGGGTTCGGTTTTCCTCctcgtcgctgtcagaggtcaACCCGTGCTCATGAGGTCATCAGGTTTTATCAGCGGCGGCGTCCCCCGCGAGAAGCTCGACTCGTAACCTCGGCCGCAGACGCATCCGTCTAATTATGCTGCTGAGTTTTCTCCTTTTCGTtccctccttcttcttcttctttgggggggggggggttctgtggATTTACTTGAGACTCAAACAAGACCACTCTccacaccctctcacacttcCTCCCTCACCTCTCCCTCTGtcctactgcccccccccccccccaacaaccCTCTCCTGGCGTGATGGTACAGCTCCAGAAACaggaaggagccgcagctctaTAAATAGAGGAGCAGCTCAGCcagaaaccacacacacacacacacacacacactcacacacagttTCCCCTCTGTCATCCCTTCATTTTCTCTCTGCTTGtcctcttttttatttactttcttataatgtacacgcacacacatatgcacacacagacacacacacactcggagGATAATTAGTCATGCGTTTAATGCTAATGGTTTGTAAAAGCGCCTGTTAGCGACGCGCGGCTCCTCCACCCTCCCCGACTTTCTATTCATCTCGCTCCACTTCTGCTTCTGGTGACACAAACTCGCGTTCGCTCTGAAGTCCGTGTCGCGGAGTCGGGGGGTCGGGGGGGTCGGGGAAGCAGTCTCTGGGCCTTTTTGTCGGGTCAGCAGGTTTGAAACTGCTGATGGCACACATGCACGCTCGCACTGTTTCTTCCTGCGCACTAACACGTTATATATGGTCTTGGGAGGGAGAAGCTTCATCCTTTATATCAGGTAAACACAACCTTGTACGGGAGACCCGGCGCCCGCCGACGGTCGTCAGACTGTGGATTTACCTGGTGGCGTCGTGGCAAAGTCaaatctgaacaaaccacaaaGCCTCTCAATGTTCTTTGGACAGTTGAGACCCAAGTGGAGACGTTTGTTCACGATGCGCCAAAACCAAACAGATCGTATCACCAAAACACACCTCGCACCAAGTGTCAAGCACGGCGGTGGACGGGTCATGGTGTGGGCTTGTTCTCTACAGCCACGGGACCCGGCTGTTCAGCTAGAGACGGGCTCAGATGGGGTTCTTTAACAGAACAAAGATCCCCCACGCATAAGGAAACCTTACAAAAATGACAGAAGAAGAAAGTACTCAAGGTGCTGAGGGAGCCCCGTCAAACGCTTGCTGGGGGACTCAGAGGGAGGGACGTTAACGTTTGTCTGCAAACGCTCTGAAGAGGAGGCGGTCACTGTACGAGAGGGATGACATCATGTTTAGGTACCGTCACTGAAGGTGGATCGACGAGTTTCTGAGGTTATCTGatgatttaaagaaaaacaaatgggTTGTAAAAGTGCATCGATTTGTCTCCCGACCCCAGGATCTATGAAGAACTGAAAGGAGTATTTACTGGGTGTTTAACTGTgttgatcctttttttttcgacaCTTGCACTTTTCACTTTCACATGTTTCCTGAACTTTCATCCGTGAATGTGAGCGGCACAAATGAGGCCGAAAGTGCGCTGTGGAGCGTTTCTGCCTTTATTTTGACTGAAGGATAAAGCTGCATTACATCCATCAGTCAGCAGCGGCGACGGTGTTTCTGTGCAGCGGattacaagtgtgtgtgtgtgtgtgtgcgtgtgtgtgtgtgtgtattcaaatCAGGCGTGTACAGGCCTCCTGTGTACAGGAGGCAGACTGGCAGGCGCTTTCTCACACATACACCCTTCTCTGGGACGGCAGCCAAATGTTCCTTTTGTTTGCGCCTTCCTCTTGTCACTCGGAGTTTTCTGTCCTTCACTCACACTCACTCTTTGTTTTTGTATTCTGTCCATTTATTGCTCAGTTTTCAGGGATCTGGTCAGGAAAAGCCAGCGCTGCAAAGGTCGATAATCAGGAAGAAAAACGTACAATGAAGGCAATACAGTGGAGGACTGCACAGGCTAGACACTTTGTCTCTGATAAGATGCTCAGGgccattattttcttttttccagagcagattttttttttttccccagtaaAGTGAGAGGAAGTTAAAGACGTGGATCTGCTCTTTGCCTTCATTTCTGGTCAGTGTACAAAGCCAACTGGTTTCAGAAACATTCTTCAGGAGCCAGAAGTGGAGGACATAGTGACATCTAGTGGTCTAAACTGTGAATTGCATTCAACTGAAGATCAGcccccccctccaaaaaaaaaatacaaacaaatgtATTACACTTTAGAGCCATGAGTTTATTTAGTCCCATGGCTCCTGGATATGTACCCCTAATTTAGATGCTAGTGGCTAAGATGCTAACACTGTGAAAGACTTGACGGtgtgaaagaagagaggaaaccATGAAGAACGGCATAAACTAAGCGTTTTCTTCCACACTTCTGCTTCAGTTTTACTAAAGTGTCTGAGATAGCGCCACCCAACTGTGTTTAATGAGCAACGGTCGGCGCCGCCCCTTGGATCGGGAGGCCTTACGGATGGTTTTCAGACTACATCTTTGTAGATGTGGCTGTGATCTATCAGCCTATAGTGTTTCATCGCTGCTTATTAGACATTTCTCCTGGGAGCACAAACTGCATATTATATGAAACATACAAAAGCATCCCTAGTTATTATCTCAGGaccattgtatttattttatttattttccagctTCTGTATTGTCTATTAACGACATGGAgtctgtttttgtctttaataAGTCATCGTATTCAACCATGTTATCACATGTCACGTGGTTTCTTCACACCGTGCAACCCCACATCAAAATAACTTGTTCTGATGCAAAAATACAGTCGGTAATTTCCTGTTGACTCAGCACTGTTGAGGCCGTGGGTATTAGCTATATTGCTTTTCTGCCAATTAACGAGTCCCCTGTAGTTTTCTTTGCCATTTCCAATTTTCTTAAAGATGTGACCTGGAGGTCAACTGGTATGGGTTTTTTGTGGTTGATGTCAGGTCTAAGGGGGGCGGAGCATTGAAAACCGCTGCTTTTCTATTAGCAGGGGTTCCAGGTAGTTTTTCAAGGGCCGGGTTGTTCACACAGAAACGCCTCCCGGAAACTTGACAGGGCGGAAAAGGTTCCTGCAGTAGGAGAGGTACTCAGGCCAGTACGTTTATCGCTAAAGTGAACATAAATCCTGTAAACACCACTCTTttgatttagaaaaaacaatgtaTGGACTGACGGTTCAATTCAGGCCTCGTTGGCGTGTTACGCCCACGTACAGGTCCAGCGAGCGGTTCTCCTTTAATCCCAAATGCTACCACCATGGTgttaaaaaagcaaacaaaaacacatgaaaCATCTATGTCTGGCGGACCAGtaagcaaaaaaatcacacacatccTTTGGTTCCTTCTCTTTCAAAACGTTTATTTCCTGTACCTCTCAAAGCAACAGCTGGATGGACTGACAACCAGGTACGTCAGCCAGGAAGATGAAAACGCAGAAACCTTCTGACGTTGTCGCCCCTTATCTGAGTTTTTGAAGCTCAGGTGGCCCAGTAAGATACGTTTGGGTTAGTGTCGATATTTTTACCTGTTCTGTGTTCCCAGTGAACTTTCCCAACATGACTCACAGCCACTCCATCACCACGAAGAGCTCATCtacagacagaaaaaaactgcGTCTCCAGAACCAGCAGATCTGTGAAGTTGCTGCACAGCTAAACTTTAAGGACCAAACTTTGTTTCTGATAATTAAATTGGTCCAGAATCAGAgttccttctctttttctcttttggacGGAGTCCCAGACCTTGTACGTCAGGTTTATTTGCATATCGTCGTCTTGCGCCGTCTCAGTGACTTGCTCAAGGACACTACAGCAGGATGGATGTTTGCTGACGTGTGCTGCAACTAGCGTCCTTGAGCTTAAGGACAGACTTGGATCATTCTGCccgttttctttttccttcagtCACCCTTCTGTTTTCATTGTGAGCGCTTCAGTCCTAACACAGTAACACTACTACATGTACCATTAAAGACTCCTGACAGTTTAGTATCTTAGAGACGAATAAAATAAACAGGCCTTGGCACAACTTGACCCGTGAGCAGCAGTAACATGTGTCTCAGGTGTCTCAAGTGGGAGCCTCCTTTCCCCGGGGTTTTGTTTTAGTAGTCCCACGACACCCACAGAAGTCTAAACAGTGATCCCTGGTGTCCCACACTGTTAAAATTTACCagcatttcacaataattaacaGTATTATTTCACAGTAACTTGTTGTAATTAGGTTTCCCTGTAATATCCCAATGAATACCTGTAAAAATTACAGTATCCTTGGATTTTACAGCATTTAACTCTTGTTTTACAGTAAAATCCTGCAATTTAAAACCTGCTGTTATATCACAACAAGGTCTGTAATATCACAGCAACACAGTAAAAAATGCAAGGATTTCACAGCATTAAACAGTATTATTACAGTGAAACATTGTGTTGAAATGCACCCTGGGAAGTCACATGACCTAACCGAACTACTATTTTGAACTTAAGGCGCCATATCCCCCATTTCTCTTCTGGGCTGAATGGAGAAGGTAAGCAGCATGCATGTTTGCAGCACTTACACCCATGTTATTTTAATATGATAATAACATTTACTTTCAAATGAACGTTTATTGCATGACACAGTTCATATTTTGTTACCAAGGGCCCGAAATTGTTTAAAGTTCTCTTACAGCATTTGCTAATTGTAGTAAGGTTAGTAATGACAAGAGTTTCGGTATAATTTTTCATGTCACTATCACCGTTTAGACAAATGTAGTGTTTGTAAAGTTTATAAAACCAATGATGGGACAAAAATTACTAGTTATGTGTGCACATTTTTGTAATTAGTCAAGGTTATCATAGATTAGCCGGGCTAACAGTTAGCTGTTTAACTTTAATGACTTAGTGATTCAAACGGTccatgaaaaaatatttttccagcGGATATCTTAGTTACAACGTTGTACGTTGTACTAACGTTGTACTAACGTTGTTAGTTACCCTGTGATGCCCACTTCTAGGTGTGTCAGGTGGGGCCCAGCAGATTTGCCAGAGGGGGAGACCGAGGCAACGTTGGAGAATATGAAGAGGGATATGCTGAACATCTACTCAGGCATGCCATCTACTGTCTTTTTGGGTCATTTTGTTTAGACTTTAGTAATTGGTCAAGATCTGAACATTGTGTGTGTTGGGTGGCTACAAGACCAAATTGTTACTTGGGTACtaacaatgcatttgtatgtctGTAAACACAGAGGAAGGAATGAATGGGGCAGAGAGAGCAGAACCAATGATGGAAAAGACGTACATCATCCTGCGGAAATACCTTAACAAAGAGCCTGCTGCAGCAATGTCTGAGATCAAACAGGAGTGGCCATTTCTCTTCTCTCAGAAATGCCTATTCTCACACTTTGGCCTCCTGACGGACGTCGATGTCCTTCAGAAGCTACAGGAGCAAATTAGTCGACGAGGACAGACCATCTTGGATTACTGTGCAACACTGGACAACCCCAAGATCCATGATGTCCTGGCCTGCTATGATCCAGACTCTGACAAGGCTGCCTGCATCCTGCTGCTCCTAATGTTGTACTTCAAAGAACCGAAAGAGAGTTTGATGCTTGAAGTTGATGTAAGATTGtttattcaaatatttaaaatgcaaAATGAGTGATTACATTATCAACATTTACCTTGTATGATATGCTACCTCTGACCAATGAACAATATTTATCCTTTATCCTAAATCCATGCCATTGTGTGTTACTATGTTACAGCCATGTGCCACTTCTGTGGACGTCAATACTTCAGACCTCCCCAGCACTCCCTGCTTGATCATTCAaggtaatgttaatttcatgtaGTATCGACATTTCTAACAaatgattttgttttcattctagAAATCTACCCGatcacaataaataataattattataagaaTTACATTTGTATAGCCCTTTTTATCTGAAGCAGATCGCAAAGTGCTCATAACACATAATGTTGTATCTGTTCATTTCAGGTGACACGATGAAGCCCTCTGGATGGCTTATATCCATCGAGGGACATGTCGTGATGGGCCCACACCCTTTCTTTTTGCACGGAGTAGCTGCTTTCTTCAGCAGCTATTACGTCTTCAACCTTGAGTATCCTGCCACTGGATCATCGACGCTGGAGTTCATTCAAAGGTATTTTATAAAGATCACATTTAATCTTCTAATTCACATTATAGTACAGGCTTCCAACTTAATGCTTGTCTTGAGGTCTAAAATGCTGAGAAACGAGGTACCTGAGGCTAGCCTGGTGAGACTATCCTGATCTCGCAAACTCATATTCAGTTTCGCTCTGCAGATCAGTATGGGTATCTACACGTTATGCTGACAAATACCTGCTGGTCCAATCACAgctgtttattctgttttggGGCAGGCTATGTGATTTCGAAACGTCTATTGCAAAATGTGAATGTATTGAATGAAGTAGAAgacattttctttaaaagcaGAACAAAATCCTCTCAGACCCTTAATTGACAAGGATGTATTTGTCATACTTTGAACagggtttagtttaatttactaACTGGTCAATTGCGTGAAGACGCATTTCAGTGGCGGCGCACGTTGATATGGCCTCTCATCAACCACTTGGCTACAACAAATTATGGTGACAGGAAGGTCTAACAAGTTTGGATTATAAATCTACCAGGGTTTGATGTGGGAAAAGGCACAGGTGAACACCTTGATAAATGTTGCCTGCAATACATATTGTAAATCTGTTTTAAAACTGAAACTATCTTTGCTTATTAACAGGTGCTTCCTGGCCATCAATCCTGAAAGAGGCTCAAAGACCAAGAAGCGGACAACAATGAACCCTCATGTGAGCACCCTTTGGAGGAAACTTGTTGACTTTGAGTGGGCATCATAGTATTttttgcagcagtagttgtcAGGCTCAGTTTTGAGTAGCCTCGTTctttatgtaattttttttaaagacaactTTGCACTACAAGATTTTTACACAATGCTCTTGCGTGTGGACTCATTATAATGTTTGAGACTGAGAAGAGCGCCTGACTCCTTTACGACATCCCTTCATCgctctcccttcctctcttaTCTTGCCATGAAGGCCTCATGCCCATCCTGTCCATTACTGTTTTTGTAATGTTCTAGTTAAATAGTTGAGTTGTGAGACAGGTAGTTGAATTGCAAGTTTGCACAATTTCTCAGCATTTTCTGCATTTTAAGGTGGCTTTTATGACTAGAAATTCAACTTTCTAGTCATAAAAGCCATCTTAAAATGCAGAAAATAAAGTTCTTGGCATCTGCTGTATTCATATTGTTCATATTGTACATATTGTTCTGTAGTGCTGTACAATATTATTAAATATGCCATTGGGCTAACATTGACCTAACCTCAGAGTTGTTTGTTTACAATGTTTGTAAATTCACAGTAAATGGAAGCTTCTTCATTACTTTTACAGTAAATTACTGAACAATTTTAGCATGACTTCCACAGTATACATTGTAAATTCACAGTAAATTATTGTCAACTTGTACATTACTTTCACAGTACACAATGTAAAAGTACAGGGCCTTGTTGTAATGATGTACAGCAAAAGGTTGTAATTATCCAGTAATGTACTGTAATATCACAGTAATTGCTTTGTCATTGAAGCTGTAAAGTTACAGTATTCAGTTGTGTTATTACAACAATGCATTGTAATCTCACAGATATAAATTACAGTAAATTTCTGTGAGTATATTTCACAGTATATTGCTGTAATCCTTACTGTGAAAGTAATGCAAAATTTATCCAATTATTTACTGTAagttcacaacaaaaaaatTTACAGTGCAGAAACTGCTCCCCACCACGcaacaacctccatcacctaacCTACGAAACCTCCACAACCTCCTCCACTAACTTGCTTACAAAATGGCTGCCAAATCGAAAACCAGGGCCGCTACCTTCAACAGACCCGGAGCGTTCATGCAAGCTCAAGGTAGTGACGATGACGATGCGA
Proteins encoded in this window:
- the LOC133453400 gene encoding uncharacterized protein LOC133453400; its protein translation is MPTSRCVRWGPADLPEGETEATLENMKRDMLNIYSEEGMNGAERAEPMMEKTYIILRKYLNKEPAAAMSEIKQEWPFLFSQKCLFSHFGLLTDVDVLQKLQEQISRRGQTILDYCATLDNPKIHDVLACYDPDSDKAACILLLLMLYFKEPKESLMLEVDPCATSVDVNTSDLPSTPCLIIQGDTMKPSGWLISIEGHVVMGPHPFFLHGVAAFFSSYYVFNLEYPATGSSTLEFIQRCFLAINPERGSKTKKRTTMNPHVSTLWRKLVDFEWAS